In the Theobroma cacao cultivar B97-61/B2 chromosome 1, Criollo_cocoa_genome_V2, whole genome shotgun sequence genome, one interval contains:
- the LOC18611250 gene encoding probable prolyl 4-hydroxylase 9 isoform X5: MQNPSILWKLACFSLKEVSGARQRGRRLESLDYDLMAHGETGDDSVSVIPFQVISWGPRAFYFPNFATPAQCQHIIDMAKPKLEPSTVLLAKGETQQPNDVRTSMGTFLSAYEDETGVLDDIEEKIAKATKLPRVNYEAFNVLRYGVGQKYDSHYDVFDPERYGPQKSQRVATFLLYLSDVEGGGETAFPFEDGLNMDENYDVKKCIGLKAKPSLGDGLLFYSLFPNNSIDPTSTHGSCPVIKGAKWVATKWIRDQQDF, encoded by the exons ATGCAGAATCCATCAATTTTATGGAAACTCGCTTGCTTCTCCCTG AAAGAGGTTTCTGGAGCAAGGCAGAGAGGGAGGAGGCTCGAGTCACTGGACTATGACTTGATGGCACATGGAGAAACCGGAGATGATTCTGTTTCTGTCATTCCTTTTcag GTTATAAGCTGGGGGCCGCGTGCCTTCTATTTTCCCAACTTTGCAACTCCAGCGCAATGCCAACACATAATTGACATGGCAAAACCAAAACTTGAACCATCAACGGTGCTTTTAGCAAAGGGAGAAACCCAGCAGCCAAATGATGTTAGAACAAG TATGGGTACATTTCTCAGTGCTTATGAAGATGAGACTGGGGTTTTGGATGACATTGAGGAAAAGATTGCAAAGGCAACGAAGCTACCAAGAGTTAACTACGAG GCATTCAATGTCTTGCGCTATGGAGTAGGACAGAAATATGATTCGCATTATGATGTGTTTGATCCTGAGCGGTATGGCCCTCAAAAGAGCCAAAGG GTTGCAACCTTCTTGCTGTACTTATCAGATGTTGAAGGAGGAGGGGAAACCGCATTTCCATTTGAG GATGGCTTGAATATGGATGAAAATTATGATGTCAAAAAATGTATTGGCCTGAAAGCAAAGCCTAGCCTAGGAGATGGACTTCTATTTTATTCATTGTTCCCCAATAATTCGATCGATCCA ACATCAACTCATGGGAGCTGTCCAGTAATCAAAGGGGCAAAATGGGTGGCTACAAAGTGGATCAGAGATCAGCAAGACTTTTAG
- the LOC18611250 gene encoding probable prolyl 4-hydroxylase 9 isoform X1: protein MSSNEMFDDYTPKKKAKSRAYSLCWNSKANIGFPGVFLFCCLFFLAGFFASNLLSQKEVSGARQRGRRLESLDYDLMAHGETGDDSVSVIPFQVISWGPRAFYFPNFATPAQCQHIIDMAKPKLEPSTVLLAKGETQQPNDVRTSMGTFLSAYEDETGVLDDIEEKIAKATKLPRVNYEAFNVLRYGVGQKYDSHYDVFDPERYGPQKSQRVATFLLYLSDVEGGGETAFPFEDGLNMDENYDVKKCIGLKAKPSLGDGLLFYSLFPNNSIDPTSTHGSCPVIKGAKWVATKWIRDQQDF, encoded by the exons ATGAGTAGCAATGAAATGTTCGACGATTATACACCAAAAAAGAAGGCCAAAAGCAGAGCCTATTCCTTGTGCTGGAACTCCAAAGCAAACATCGGGTTTCCTGGCGTTTTTCTCTTCTGTTGTTTATTCTTCCTTGCTGGTTTCTTTGCTTCCAACCTTCTTTCTCAG AAAGAGGTTTCTGGAGCAAGGCAGAGAGGGAGGAGGCTCGAGTCACTGGACTATGACTTGATGGCACATGGAGAAACCGGAGATGATTCTGTTTCTGTCATTCCTTTTcag GTTATAAGCTGGGGGCCGCGTGCCTTCTATTTTCCCAACTTTGCAACTCCAGCGCAATGCCAACACATAATTGACATGGCAAAACCAAAACTTGAACCATCAACGGTGCTTTTAGCAAAGGGAGAAACCCAGCAGCCAAATGATGTTAGAACAAG TATGGGTACATTTCTCAGTGCTTATGAAGATGAGACTGGGGTTTTGGATGACATTGAGGAAAAGATTGCAAAGGCAACGAAGCTACCAAGAGTTAACTACGAG GCATTCAATGTCTTGCGCTATGGAGTAGGACAGAAATATGATTCGCATTATGATGTGTTTGATCCTGAGCGGTATGGCCCTCAAAAGAGCCAAAGG GTTGCAACCTTCTTGCTGTACTTATCAGATGTTGAAGGAGGAGGGGAAACCGCATTTCCATTTGAG GATGGCTTGAATATGGATGAAAATTATGATGTCAAAAAATGTATTGGCCTGAAAGCAAAGCCTAGCCTAGGAGATGGACTTCTATTTTATTCATTGTTCCCCAATAATTCGATCGATCCA ACATCAACTCATGGGAGCTGTCCAGTAATCAAAGGGGCAAAATGGGTGGCTACAAAGTGGATCAGAGATCAGCAAGACTTTTAG
- the LOC18611250 gene encoding probable prolyl 4-hydroxylase 9 isoform X2: protein MSSNEMFDDYTPKKKAKSRAYSLCWNSKANIGFPGVFLFCCLFFLAGFFASNLLSQKEVSGARQRGRRLESLDYDLMAHGETGDDSVSVIPFQVISWGPRAFYFPNFATPAQCQHIIDMAKPKLEPSTVLLAKGETQQPNDVRTSAYEDETGVLDDIEEKIAKATKLPRVNYEAFNVLRYGVGQKYDSHYDVFDPERYGPQKSQRVATFLLYLSDVEGGGETAFPFEDGLNMDENYDVKKCIGLKAKPSLGDGLLFYSLFPNNSIDPTSTHGSCPVIKGAKWVATKWIRDQQDF from the exons ATGAGTAGCAATGAAATGTTCGACGATTATACACCAAAAAAGAAGGCCAAAAGCAGAGCCTATTCCTTGTGCTGGAACTCCAAAGCAAACATCGGGTTTCCTGGCGTTTTTCTCTTCTGTTGTTTATTCTTCCTTGCTGGTTTCTTTGCTTCCAACCTTCTTTCTCAG AAAGAGGTTTCTGGAGCAAGGCAGAGAGGGAGGAGGCTCGAGTCACTGGACTATGACTTGATGGCACATGGAGAAACCGGAGATGATTCTGTTTCTGTCATTCCTTTTcag GTTATAAGCTGGGGGCCGCGTGCCTTCTATTTTCCCAACTTTGCAACTCCAGCGCAATGCCAACACATAATTGACATGGCAAAACCAAAACTTGAACCATCAACGGTGCTTTTAGCAAAGGGAGAAACCCAGCAGCCAAATGATGTTAGAACAAG TGCTTATGAAGATGAGACTGGGGTTTTGGATGACATTGAGGAAAAGATTGCAAAGGCAACGAAGCTACCAAGAGTTAACTACGAG GCATTCAATGTCTTGCGCTATGGAGTAGGACAGAAATATGATTCGCATTATGATGTGTTTGATCCTGAGCGGTATGGCCCTCAAAAGAGCCAAAGG GTTGCAACCTTCTTGCTGTACTTATCAGATGTTGAAGGAGGAGGGGAAACCGCATTTCCATTTGAG GATGGCTTGAATATGGATGAAAATTATGATGTCAAAAAATGTATTGGCCTGAAAGCAAAGCCTAGCCTAGGAGATGGACTTCTATTTTATTCATTGTTCCCCAATAATTCGATCGATCCA ACATCAACTCATGGGAGCTGTCCAGTAATCAAAGGGGCAAAATGGGTGGCTACAAAGTGGATCAGAGATCAGCAAGACTTTTAG
- the LOC18611250 gene encoding probable prolyl 4-hydroxylase 9 isoform X6, which yields MSSNEMFDDYTPKKKAKSRAYSLCWNSKANIGFPGVFLFCCLFFLAGFFASNLLSQKEVSGARQRGRRLESLDYDLMAHGETGDDSVSVIPFQVISWGPRAFYFPNFATPAQCQHIIDMAKPKLEPSTVLLAKGETQQPNDVRTSMGTFLSAYEDETGVLDDIEEKIAKATKLPRVNYEAFNVLRYGVGQKYDSHYDVFDPERYGPQKSQRHRLQPSCCTYQMLKEEGKPHFHLRMA from the exons ATGAGTAGCAATGAAATGTTCGACGATTATACACCAAAAAAGAAGGCCAAAAGCAGAGCCTATTCCTTGTGCTGGAACTCCAAAGCAAACATCGGGTTTCCTGGCGTTTTTCTCTTCTGTTGTTTATTCTTCCTTGCTGGTTTCTTTGCTTCCAACCTTCTTTCTCAG AAAGAGGTTTCTGGAGCAAGGCAGAGAGGGAGGAGGCTCGAGTCACTGGACTATGACTTGATGGCACATGGAGAAACCGGAGATGATTCTGTTTCTGTCATTCCTTTTcag GTTATAAGCTGGGGGCCGCGTGCCTTCTATTTTCCCAACTTTGCAACTCCAGCGCAATGCCAACACATAATTGACATGGCAAAACCAAAACTTGAACCATCAACGGTGCTTTTAGCAAAGGGAGAAACCCAGCAGCCAAATGATGTTAGAACAAG TATGGGTACATTTCTCAGTGCTTATGAAGATGAGACTGGGGTTTTGGATGACATTGAGGAAAAGATTGCAAAGGCAACGAAGCTACCAAGAGTTAACTACGAG GCATTCAATGTCTTGCGCTATGGAGTAGGACAGAAATATGATTCGCATTATGATGTGTTTGATCCTGAGCGGTATGGCCCTCAAAAGAGCCAAAGG CACAGGTTGCAACCTTCTTGCTGTACTTATCAGATGTTGAAGGAGGAGGGGAAACCGCATTTCCATTTGAG GATGGCTTGA
- the LOC18611250 gene encoding probable prolyl 4-hydroxylase 9 isoform X3 produces the protein MSSNEMFDDYTPKKKAKSRAYSLCWNSKANIGFPGVFLFCCLFFLAGFFASNLLSQRGRRLESLDYDLMAHGETGDDSVSVIPFQVISWGPRAFYFPNFATPAQCQHIIDMAKPKLEPSTVLLAKGETQQPNDVRTSMGTFLSAYEDETGVLDDIEEKIAKATKLPRVNYEAFNVLRYGVGQKYDSHYDVFDPERYGPQKSQRVATFLLYLSDVEGGGETAFPFEDGLNMDENYDVKKCIGLKAKPSLGDGLLFYSLFPNNSIDPTSTHGSCPVIKGAKWVATKWIRDQQDF, from the exons ATGAGTAGCAATGAAATGTTCGACGATTATACACCAAAAAAGAAGGCCAAAAGCAGAGCCTATTCCTTGTGCTGGAACTCCAAAGCAAACATCGGGTTTCCTGGCGTTTTTCTCTTCTGTTGTTTATTCTTCCTTGCTGGTTTCTTTGCTTCCAACCTTCTTTCTCAG AGAGGGAGGAGGCTCGAGTCACTGGACTATGACTTGATGGCACATGGAGAAACCGGAGATGATTCTGTTTCTGTCATTCCTTTTcag GTTATAAGCTGGGGGCCGCGTGCCTTCTATTTTCCCAACTTTGCAACTCCAGCGCAATGCCAACACATAATTGACATGGCAAAACCAAAACTTGAACCATCAACGGTGCTTTTAGCAAAGGGAGAAACCCAGCAGCCAAATGATGTTAGAACAAG TATGGGTACATTTCTCAGTGCTTATGAAGATGAGACTGGGGTTTTGGATGACATTGAGGAAAAGATTGCAAAGGCAACGAAGCTACCAAGAGTTAACTACGAG GCATTCAATGTCTTGCGCTATGGAGTAGGACAGAAATATGATTCGCATTATGATGTGTTTGATCCTGAGCGGTATGGCCCTCAAAAGAGCCAAAGG GTTGCAACCTTCTTGCTGTACTTATCAGATGTTGAAGGAGGAGGGGAAACCGCATTTCCATTTGAG GATGGCTTGAATATGGATGAAAATTATGATGTCAAAAAATGTATTGGCCTGAAAGCAAAGCCTAGCCTAGGAGATGGACTTCTATTTTATTCATTGTTCCCCAATAATTCGATCGATCCA ACATCAACTCATGGGAGCTGTCCAGTAATCAAAGGGGCAAAATGGGTGGCTACAAAGTGGATCAGAGATCAGCAAGACTTTTAG
- the LOC18611250 gene encoding probable prolyl 4-hydroxylase 9 isoform X4 has translation MKCSTIIHQKRRPKAEPIPCAGTPKQTSGFLAFFSSVVYSSLLVSLLPTFFLRQRGRRLESLDYDLMAHGETGDDSVSVIPFQVISWGPRAFYFPNFATPAQCQHIIDMAKPKLEPSTVLLAKGETQQPNDVRTSMGTFLSAYEDETGVLDDIEEKIAKATKLPRVNYEAFNVLRYGVGQKYDSHYDVFDPERYGPQKSQRVATFLLYLSDVEGGGETAFPFEDGLNMDENYDVKKCIGLKAKPSLGDGLLFYSLFPNNSIDPTSTHGSCPVIKGAKWVATKWIRDQQDF, from the exons ATGAAATGTTCGACGATTATACACCAAAAAAGAAGGCCAAAAGCAGAGCCTATTCCTTGTGCTGGAACTCCAAAGCAAACATCGGGTTTCCTGGCGTTTTTCTCTTCTGTTGTTTATTCTTCCTTGCTGGTTTCTTTGCTTCCAACCTTCTTTCTCAG GCAGAGAGGGAGGAGGCTCGAGTCACTGGACTATGACTTGATGGCACATGGAGAAACCGGAGATGATTCTGTTTCTGTCATTCCTTTTcag GTTATAAGCTGGGGGCCGCGTGCCTTCTATTTTCCCAACTTTGCAACTCCAGCGCAATGCCAACACATAATTGACATGGCAAAACCAAAACTTGAACCATCAACGGTGCTTTTAGCAAAGGGAGAAACCCAGCAGCCAAATGATGTTAGAACAAG TATGGGTACATTTCTCAGTGCTTATGAAGATGAGACTGGGGTTTTGGATGACATTGAGGAAAAGATTGCAAAGGCAACGAAGCTACCAAGAGTTAACTACGAG GCATTCAATGTCTTGCGCTATGGAGTAGGACAGAAATATGATTCGCATTATGATGTGTTTGATCCTGAGCGGTATGGCCCTCAAAAGAGCCAAAGG GTTGCAACCTTCTTGCTGTACTTATCAGATGTTGAAGGAGGAGGGGAAACCGCATTTCCATTTGAG GATGGCTTGAATATGGATGAAAATTATGATGTCAAAAAATGTATTGGCCTGAAAGCAAAGCCTAGCCTAGGAGATGGACTTCTATTTTATTCATTGTTCCCCAATAATTCGATCGATCCA ACATCAACTCATGGGAGCTGTCCAGTAATCAAAGGGGCAAAATGGGTGGCTACAAAGTGGATCAGAGATCAGCAAGACTTTTAG
- the LOC18611251 gene encoding probable prolyl 4-hydroxylase 9 isoform X1 — protein MSTSRIFDDYTPKMKTKSRAYLYWNYSRAKLGFPAVFLFCFLFFIAGFLSSSLRSQSQKEVSGVRQRGRQLDSVEYDLMAHGKTGDDSISIIPFQVISWRPRAFYFPKFATPEQCRHIINMARSNLEPSKLALRKGESEKPQNVRTSMGTFLSASQDGTGVLDAIEEKIARATKLPRTHYEDFNVLRYELGQKYDSHLDAFPPEHYGPQKSQRVATFLVYLSDVEEGGETAFPYENGLSMDGSFDFKKCIGLKVKPRMGDGFLFYSLYPNNTIDPISLHGSCPVIKGEKWVVTKWIRDQQSPF, from the exons ATGTCTACCTCTCGCATTTTTGATGATTATACTCCTAAAATGAAAACCAAAAGCAGAGCTTACCTGTACTGGAACTACTCCAGAGCAAAGCTTGGCTTTCCTGCTGTTTTTCTCTTCTGTTTTCTATTCTTTATCGCTGGCTTCCTCAGTTCAAGCCTTCGCTCTCAGTCTCAG AAGGAGGTTTCTGGAGTTAGGCAAAGAGGGAGACAGCTCGACTCGGTGGAGTATGACTTGATGGCACATGGAAAAACTGGAGATGATTCTATTTCTATTATTCCATTTCAG GTTATAAGTTGGAGGCCGCGtgctttttattttccaaaatttgcAACTCCAGAGCAATGCCGACACATAATTAACATGGCAAGGTCAAACCTTGAACCCTCCAAATTGGCTTTGCGGAAGGGAGAATCAGAAAAGCCGCAGAATGTTAGAACAAG CATGGGCACGTTTCTTAGTGCTTCTCAAGATGGTACTGGGGTTTTGGATgccattgaagaaaaaatagcAAGGGCCACAAAGCTTCCAAGGACACACTATGAG GATTTCAATGTGTTGCGCTATGAGCTCGGACAAAAATATGATTCCCATTTAGATGCGTTCCCTCCTGAACACTATGGCCCACAGAAGAGCCAAAGG GTTGCTACCTTTTTGGTGTACTTATCAGATGTTGAAGAAGGAGGGGAAACTGCATTTCCATATGAG AATGGCTTGAGCATGGATGGAagttttgatttcaaaaaaTGTATTGGTCTGAAAGTGAAGCCACGCATGGGGGATGGATTTCTATTTTATTCCTTGTACCCCAATAATACAATCGATCCA ATATCACTTCATGGGAGCTGTCCAGTAATCAAAGGGGAAAAATGGGTGGTTACAAAGTGGATCAGGGATCAGCAAAGTCCTTTTTAG
- the LOC18611251 gene encoding probable prolyl 4-hydroxylase 9 isoform X2, which yields MSTSRIFDDYTPKMKTKSRAYLYWNYSRAKLGFPAVFLFCFLFFIAGFLSSSLRSQSQEVSGVRQRGRQLDSVEYDLMAHGKTGDDSISIIPFQVISWRPRAFYFPKFATPEQCRHIINMARSNLEPSKLALRKGESEKPQNVRTSMGTFLSASQDGTGVLDAIEEKIARATKLPRTHYEDFNVLRYELGQKYDSHLDAFPPEHYGPQKSQRVATFLVYLSDVEEGGETAFPYENGLSMDGSFDFKKCIGLKVKPRMGDGFLFYSLYPNNTIDPISLHGSCPVIKGEKWVVTKWIRDQQSPF from the exons ATGTCTACCTCTCGCATTTTTGATGATTATACTCCTAAAATGAAAACCAAAAGCAGAGCTTACCTGTACTGGAACTACTCCAGAGCAAAGCTTGGCTTTCCTGCTGTTTTTCTCTTCTGTTTTCTATTCTTTATCGCTGGCTTCCTCAGTTCAAGCCTTCGCTCTCAGTCTCAG GAGGTTTCTGGAGTTAGGCAAAGAGGGAGACAGCTCGACTCGGTGGAGTATGACTTGATGGCACATGGAAAAACTGGAGATGATTCTATTTCTATTATTCCATTTCAG GTTATAAGTTGGAGGCCGCGtgctttttattttccaaaatttgcAACTCCAGAGCAATGCCGACACATAATTAACATGGCAAGGTCAAACCTTGAACCCTCCAAATTGGCTTTGCGGAAGGGAGAATCAGAAAAGCCGCAGAATGTTAGAACAAG CATGGGCACGTTTCTTAGTGCTTCTCAAGATGGTACTGGGGTTTTGGATgccattgaagaaaaaatagcAAGGGCCACAAAGCTTCCAAGGACACACTATGAG GATTTCAATGTGTTGCGCTATGAGCTCGGACAAAAATATGATTCCCATTTAGATGCGTTCCCTCCTGAACACTATGGCCCACAGAAGAGCCAAAGG GTTGCTACCTTTTTGGTGTACTTATCAGATGTTGAAGAAGGAGGGGAAACTGCATTTCCATATGAG AATGGCTTGAGCATGGATGGAagttttgatttcaaaaaaTGTATTGGTCTGAAAGTGAAGCCACGCATGGGGGATGGATTTCTATTTTATTCCTTGTACCCCAATAATACAATCGATCCA ATATCACTTCATGGGAGCTGTCCAGTAATCAAAGGGGAAAAATGGGTGGTTACAAAGTGGATCAGGGATCAGCAAAGTCCTTTTTAG
- the LOC18611252 gene encoding molybdate-anion transporter isoform X2 — MGVVIESSVWEPSSSVYIFIFLSCFLSLSLLPYYLSKHAPTKSPSFSDHPTSSSPSLRFQRHFLLVYSLASVLEGLWSVYGELELVYYGISKEEMVSFFCIGFGAALFVGSFLGLLSDIIGQKKMCLVFCILHLIVGIWKRSTSGPSFWVANVLLFLATSIFSFSFETWAVVEHDKGHRQDSLNETFWLMTFFESASWIGSQVIGNWLVGTNNLEKGIASPSTAAILLAIVGIICISRDYNGTPQTMTIKDYRVSFYACILGDRRIWLLACSQACIHFSILVFWILWAPTLVADGREVYLGLIYPCLLGARMLGSSMFPWLISASLRTEDCLVYAFIVQGLLLSIIAYDYQEIGVLVTQFSLFHVCTGLILPSLARLRTMYVPNELRGGMMSLSLAPANAAILFILMQRGYYRTIENATMIAFAAIGLFMAAGCMHVLKRWGKQPYQNWHKL; from the exons ATGGGTGTAGTAATTGAAAGCTCCGTTTGGGAACCAAGTTCCTCCGTCTATATCTTCATTTTCCTGTCTTGTTTTCTATCACTGTCTCTCCTCCCCTACTATCTCTCCAAACACGCCCCCACAAAATCTCCTTCTTTCTCCGACCATCCAACCTCCTCCTCCCCCTCTCTCCGCTTCCAACGTCACTTTCTCCTTGTCTATTCCCTCGCCTCAG TGTTGGAAGGATTGTGGTCGGTGTACGGAGAGTTAGAGCTGGTTTACTATGGAATAAGCAAGGAAGAAATGGTGTCGTTTTTCTGCATTGGATTTGGAGCTGCTCTTTTTGTTGGTAGTTTCTTAGGTCTCCTCTCTGATATAAT AGGTCAAAAGAAAATGTGCTTGGTGTTTTGTATCTTGCACCTTATTGTTGGTATATGGAAGAGGAGTACATCAGGTCCCAGCTTTTGGGTAGCAAATGTATTGTTGTTTTTGGCTACATCAATATTCTCTTTCAGTTTCGAGACATGGGCCGTCGTTGAACATGACAAG GGTCATAGACAAGATAGTTTGAATGAAACATTTTGGTTGATGACTTTTTTTGAATCTGCCTCTTGGATTGGAAGTCAGGTGATTGGTAATTGGTTGGTGGGTACTAATAATTTGGAGAAAGGGATTGCATCTCCTTCTACTGCAGCCATCTTACTGGCAATAGTAGGCATCATCTGTATATCCAGAGATTATAATGGAACTCCACAGACAATGACGATTAAGGATTATAGGGTGTCCTTTTATGCATGTATTCTTGGTG ATAGAAGAATATGGCTACTGGCATGTTCGCAAGCttgcattcatttttccattttagtTTTCTGGATTCTTTGGGCCCCAACACTGGTG GCTGATGGTCGAGAAGTGTATCTAGGGCTGATATATCCATGTTTGCTGGGGGCAAGGATGTTAGGAAGCTCAATGTTTCCATGGCTTATTAGTGCATCGCTTCGAACCGAGGATTGCTTAGTATATGCATTTATCGTACAGGGTCTTCTTTTGTCCATAATAGCTTATGATTACCAG GAAATTGGAGTTCTGGTGACACAGTTTTCTTTATTCCATGTCTGCACTGGCCTGATTCTGCCTTCACTTGCGAGATTGAGGACCAT GTATGTGCCAAATGAGTTGCGTGGAGGAATGATGAGCCTTTCTCTAGCTCCTGCAAATGCAGCAATTTTGTTTATTCTGATGCAG AGAGGCTATTATAGGACCATTGAGAATGCAACAATGATAGCATTTGCTGCAATCGGACTATTCATGGCAGCTGGTTGCATGCATGTTTTGAAGCGGTGGGGAAAGCAACCATATCAAAACTGGCACAAATTATGA
- the LOC18611252 gene encoding molybdate-anion transporter isoform X1 has protein sequence MGVVIESSVWEPSSSVYIFIFLSCFLSLSLLPYYLSKHAPTKSPSFSDHPTSSSPSLRFQRHFLLVYSLASVLEGLWSVYGELELVYYGISKEEMVSFFCIGFGAALFVGSFLGLLSDIIGQKKMCLVFCILHLIVGIWKRSTSGPSFWVANVLLFLATSIFSFSFETWAVVEHDKQGHRQDSLNETFWLMTFFESASWIGSQVIGNWLVGTNNLEKGIASPSTAAILLAIVGIICISRDYNGTPQTMTIKDYRVSFYACILGDRRIWLLACSQACIHFSILVFWILWAPTLVADGREVYLGLIYPCLLGARMLGSSMFPWLISASLRTEDCLVYAFIVQGLLLSIIAYDYQEIGVLVTQFSLFHVCTGLILPSLARLRTMYVPNELRGGMMSLSLAPANAAILFILMQRGYYRTIENATMIAFAAIGLFMAAGCMHVLKRWGKQPYQNWHKL, from the exons ATGGGTGTAGTAATTGAAAGCTCCGTTTGGGAACCAAGTTCCTCCGTCTATATCTTCATTTTCCTGTCTTGTTTTCTATCACTGTCTCTCCTCCCCTACTATCTCTCCAAACACGCCCCCACAAAATCTCCTTCTTTCTCCGACCATCCAACCTCCTCCTCCCCCTCTCTCCGCTTCCAACGTCACTTTCTCCTTGTCTATTCCCTCGCCTCAG TGTTGGAAGGATTGTGGTCGGTGTACGGAGAGTTAGAGCTGGTTTACTATGGAATAAGCAAGGAAGAAATGGTGTCGTTTTTCTGCATTGGATTTGGAGCTGCTCTTTTTGTTGGTAGTTTCTTAGGTCTCCTCTCTGATATAAT AGGTCAAAAGAAAATGTGCTTGGTGTTTTGTATCTTGCACCTTATTGTTGGTATATGGAAGAGGAGTACATCAGGTCCCAGCTTTTGGGTAGCAAATGTATTGTTGTTTTTGGCTACATCAATATTCTCTTTCAGTTTCGAGACATGGGCCGTCGTTGAACATGACAAG cAGGGTCATAGACAAGATAGTTTGAATGAAACATTTTGGTTGATGACTTTTTTTGAATCTGCCTCTTGGATTGGAAGTCAGGTGATTGGTAATTGGTTGGTGGGTACTAATAATTTGGAGAAAGGGATTGCATCTCCTTCTACTGCAGCCATCTTACTGGCAATAGTAGGCATCATCTGTATATCCAGAGATTATAATGGAACTCCACAGACAATGACGATTAAGGATTATAGGGTGTCCTTTTATGCATGTATTCTTGGTG ATAGAAGAATATGGCTACTGGCATGTTCGCAAGCttgcattcatttttccattttagtTTTCTGGATTCTTTGGGCCCCAACACTGGTG GCTGATGGTCGAGAAGTGTATCTAGGGCTGATATATCCATGTTTGCTGGGGGCAAGGATGTTAGGAAGCTCAATGTTTCCATGGCTTATTAGTGCATCGCTTCGAACCGAGGATTGCTTAGTATATGCATTTATCGTACAGGGTCTTCTTTTGTCCATAATAGCTTATGATTACCAG GAAATTGGAGTTCTGGTGACACAGTTTTCTTTATTCCATGTCTGCACTGGCCTGATTCTGCCTTCACTTGCGAGATTGAGGACCAT GTATGTGCCAAATGAGTTGCGTGGAGGAATGATGAGCCTTTCTCTAGCTCCTGCAAATGCAGCAATTTTGTTTATTCTGATGCAG AGAGGCTATTATAGGACCATTGAGAATGCAACAATGATAGCATTTGCTGCAATCGGACTATTCATGGCAGCTGGTTGCATGCATGTTTTGAAGCGGTGGGGAAAGCAACCATATCAAAACTGGCACAAATTATGA